CCTCGCCCATCGCGGCGACAGCCGCGTCGCGCCTGAAAACACGCTGCCGGCCTTCGAGTCGGCCTTGAAGCTGGGCGTCGATCTGGTCGAACTCGATTACCATCAATCGGCCGACGGCGTGCCGGTGGTGTTTCATGACAAAGAACTTGATCGCTGCACCAATGCATGCGCGCTGTGGGGCGGCGAGAAGGTGTTGCTGTCGAGCCGGGCCTGGTCGGACCTTTGTCAACTCGATGCGGGCGGCTGGTATGGCGAGCAGTTCGCCGGCACGCGGCTCGCCACGCTGGAAGAGGCGTTGCGGCTGATATGTCCCAGGGCTGGCTGCATGATCGAGCGCAAATCGGGCGACGCGGAAACGCTCGTGGCGCTCATTGACCGTCTAGGTGTCGTCGATCGCTGTGCCGTGGCGGCTTTTGATTGGAGCTTTCTCGCACGCTGTCGCGAGCTTTCGTCCTCAATAGTTCTGGAGGCTTTGGGAACCGAGCGGTTGACATCCCAGCGTCTCGATGCGGCAATGCAGTTTGCCCCGCGAGTCATTGGCTGGGACAATCGTCATATCACCGCGGAAGGTATTGGTATGGTTCATCGCCGCCGCTTGAAAGTCTGGGTTTGGACGGTCGACGATCCTGCGCGCGCCGCGGAGCTGATTGCCTGGGGCGCCGACGGGGTGATTAGCAATGTGCCTCGCGAGATTCAGCCCGTTGTCGCGACGAGTAAATAAGACTGAATCGCCAATCAAGTGCCATGGAGAACGCCAGATGATTCAGGCCGACAGGTCCGCGGCGGAGCCTAATCGCCATTGGCGAGCATTTTGGTTGGGCGGTCAATTCTCAATCGCTGACCTTCGTCTGTTGACGGCACTGATTGGAGCATCGGTTGCACTCGCGGGCTGGAAAGACGCGGCAAGAGATCAAAAGGCCATCGCTCCCTTGCCCGCGTCGATCGTCTGTGCGGCGATGGCACTTGTCATGTCGATCGTCTATCTGCTGCCGATTTCCTGGGTGGCACTGACAGTTCGCAGCCGCGTGCGGACGCTAGTTCTCTTGGCCTGCTTGACCGCCGCGTTCGCTGTTCCTTTGCTGTTTACCGCCCCGCGACAAAATTGGGAAATCGCCGTCGGCGGCGCCAGTGGGCTTTTGTTGACTGTGCCTGGCAGTTTTTGTTTGTGGCGATGCGGGGGCTATCGGCTGCTTCGACCGGTGCCGACGGACGCGAACGTGCCAACCACCGAGGCGGGACGTGAGCTATCGCCGCTGGAGAATCGACCGTGAACGTGGGTCAGCTTGCCGCCCTGGCCTGCCTGTGGGAGGTTTCCGCCAGCAAGCCGGGCAACGTCCATCGGGCCGCCGATTTCGACGACCTCACGTTCGTCGACTTTGCCACCAGCGCGGTGGCCATCATCCCGGCTCTCGACGCGGCCGCGGCGGGTGCTCGGCTAGGCGAGACGGTGCTCCGCGCGGT
Above is a genomic segment from Pirellulales bacterium containing:
- a CDS encoding glycerophosphodiester phosphodiesterase family protein; translated protein: MTPSLIELLDSPKTLLLAHRGDSRVAPENTLPAFESALKLGVDLVELDYHQSADGVPVVFHDKELDRCTNACALWGGEKVLLSSRAWSDLCQLDAGGWYGEQFAGTRLATLEEALRLICPRAGCMIERKSGDAETLVALIDRLGVVDRCAVAAFDWSFLARCRELSSSIVLEALGTERLTSQRLDAAMQFAPRVIGWDNRHITAEGIGMVHRRRLKVWVWTVDDPARAAELIAWGADGVISNVPREIQPVVATSK